A window from Triticum aestivum cultivar Chinese Spring chromosome 6D, IWGSC CS RefSeq v2.1, whole genome shotgun sequence encodes these proteins:
- the LOC123143905 gene encoding uncharacterized protein, which yields MDPSDVEMEPAEHPLQPQPQQPPPPPQAAAAGDGWSMLSRARGLLQEGQPSLALQAVLLAIRSQGGEQALIQTLNRARDLYRQRSQPAPNIDELASLLAQCAIAEAQSSNPNPLAPGSDPVTVLNSDEACILAECGRKQIILDAFNDGSSFICLKCGGLFSTSRKDEHLAYWCGAA from the exons ATGGACCCGTCCGACGTCGAGATGGAGCCCGCGGAGCATCCGCTCCAGCCCCAGCCCCagcagcctccgccgccgccgcaggcagcggcggccggagatgGGTGGAGCATGCTGTCCCGCGCCCGCGGGCTGCTCCAGGAGGGCCAGCCGTCCCTCGCGCTGCAGGCG GTACTCTTGGCCATAAGATCTCAAGGTGGTGAACAGGCTCTCATCCAGACTCTGAACCGTGCACGTGACCTCTACAGGCAGAGATCGCAGCCTGCTCCAAACATTGATGAGCTCGCTTCTTTGCTCGCACAGTGTGCTATAGCAGAGGCTCAGTCATCAAACCCTAATCCACTAGCACCTGGTTCTGACCCTGTCACGGTGTTAAACTCTGACGAGGCCTGCATACTTGCTGAGTGTGGAAGGAAGCAGATTATCCTGGACGCCTTCAACGATGGCAGCAGCTTCATTTGCTTGAAATGTGGTGGGCTCTTCAGCACGTCACGCAAAGATGAGCACTTGGCCTACTGGTGCGGGGCCGCATGA
- the LOC123143904 gene encoding protein IRX15-LIKE, which yields MKAMSGPKLLLVRQPSSKYGNGAVSPATAASVSGRRFWLVAFLALFTCASLLTVFSTARAPSGAASPRVTFAAGAGAGSAIGASADGGALPAYVFDALVRYAAAAGANSTVSMPEEDVRAIASVLRRRAPCNLLVFGLGAETPLWRALNHGGRTVFLDENPFYVAHMEGAHGGLEAYDVAYATAVRELPDLLDAARASRRAECRPVQNLLFSDCRLAIGDLPNQLYDVAWDVILVDGPHGYAEASPGRMAAIFSAAVMARTKGTVTDVLVHDYEREVESMCAREFLCDENRIEGTGTPSLGHYVVRGGAAANREAFCGAPPTTKKAN from the coding sequence ATGAAGGCAATGTCCGGGCCGAAGCTGCTCCTCGTCCGCCAGCCGTCGAGCAAGTACGGGAACGGGGCGGTGTCGCCGGCGACGGCCGCGTCCGTCTCCGGCCGCCGCTTCTGGCTCGTCGCGTTCCTCGCGCTGTTCACCTGCGCGTCCCTGCTCACGGTCTTCTCCACGGCGCGCGCGCCGTCCGGGGCGGCGTCGCCGCGGGTCACGTtcgcggccggcgccggcgcgggcaGCGCCATCGGCGCGTCGGCGGACGGAGGGGCGCTGCCGGCGTACGTGTTCGACGCGCTGGTGCggtacgcggcggcggcgggggcgaacTCGACGGTGAGCATGCCGGAGGAGGACGTGCGCGCGATCGCGTCGGTGCTGCGGCGGCGCGCGCCGTGCAACCTGCTGGTGTTCGGCCTCGGCGCGGAGACGCCGCTGTGGCGCGCGCTGAACCACGGCGGGCGGACGGTGTTCCTGGACGAGAACCCCTTCTACGTGGCGCACATGGAGGGCGCGCACGGCGGGCTGGAGGCGTACGACGTCGCCTACGCCACCGCCGTGCGCGAGCTCCCGGACCTCCTCGACGCCGCGCGCGCGTCCCGGCGCGCCGAGTGCCGCCCCGTCCAGAACCTGCTCTTCTCCGACTGCCGCCTCGCCATCGGCGACCTGCCCAACCAGCTCTACGACGTCGCCTGGGACGTCATCCTCGTCGACGGGCCGCACGGGTACGCCGAGGCCTCACCGGGGAGGatggcggcgatcttctcggcggcGGTGATGGCGCGGACCAAGGGGACGGTGACGGACGTGCTGGTGCACGACTACGAGCGGGAGGTGGAGAGCATGTGCGCGAGGGAGTTCCTCTGCGACGAGAACCGCATTGAGGGGACCGGCACACCGTCGCTCGGCCACTACGTCGTgcgcggcggcgccgccgccaaccgggAGGCCTTCTGCGGGGCGCCACCGACCACGAAGAAGGCAAACTAG